The following coding sequences are from one Aliarcobacter skirrowii CCUG 10374 window:
- a CDS encoding DMT family transporter: protein MQQSTKAHIYVVIATIFIAGSFLASYKLSSTIDAISLTLYRFVLALIFLSPLVIFNKNRVKAVPKFLPKAMVISLFYSLYFIGMFKALEYTTVLNTGSIYTLVPLMTAILCIFFFKEKIPLAQLIVYIIGIISTLIVVFKANLELLLKFSLNQGDIIFLIASLSMALYSIFLKVLYKKDDDIIVLVFSTLMAGIIWMSFTMWILDIPYEWEKIEGNLLFSMLYLVVATTILTLFLYQKATLILGPKKVMAYIYISPSLVALIMFIFEKQTISLGVFIGILLSAIATIIILRQK, encoded by the coding sequence TTGCAACAATCAACAAAAGCTCATATTTATGTAGTAATAGCAACAATTTTTATAGCAGGATCATTTCTTGCATCATATAAACTTTCAAGCACAATAGATGCAATATCATTAACTCTTTATAGATTTGTTTTAGCACTTATTTTTTTATCACCACTTGTAATTTTTAATAAAAATAGAGTAAAAGCTGTACCAAAATTCTTACCAAAAGCTATGGTTATAAGCCTTTTTTACTCTTTATATTTTATTGGTATGTTCAAAGCTTTGGAGTATACAACAGTTTTAAATACAGGCTCAATTTATACTTTAGTTCCTTTAATGACTGCAATTTTATGTATCTTTTTCTTTAAAGAGAAGATTCCTTTAGCTCAGTTGATTGTTTACATAATAGGAATAATCTCTACTTTAATAGTTGTTTTTAAAGCCAATTTAGAACTTTTATTAAAATTTTCTCTAAATCAAGGAGATATTATATTTTTAATAGCCTCTTTATCTATGGCACTTTATTCAATATTTTTAAAAGTTTTATATAAAAAAGATGATGATATTATTGTGCTTGTTTTTTCTACTTTAATGGCTGGAATAATCTGGATGAGCTTTACAATGTGGATTTTAGATATTCCTTATGAGTGGGAAAAAATTGAGGGTAATTTACTATTTTCAATGTTATATTTAGTAGTTGCAACAACAATTTTAACGCTATTTTTATATCAAAAAGCAACACTTATTTTAGGACCAAAAAAAGTTATGGCATATATTTATATAAGTCCATCTTTGGTTGCTTTAATAATGTTTATTTTTGAAAAACAGACTATCTCTTTAGGAGTTTTTATAGGTATTTTGCTTTCAGCAATTGCTACAATTATAATTTTAAGGCAAAAATAA
- a CDS encoding ferritin-like domain-containing protein, with product MNNLNHCISIFTGDIPPSKALFLKLENAFLLANTHEIIEIVSQKANIETELRGWAKLRGHLYLGRESLKNQYSYKIQKISKNSFSQKASWDKKMKGIDTSNPKLKDLNLSDEILIKAPENNGLLTRGIITQENSPIYDFELSFKEQVWSNPISVLYEEGKNLQWNATTDIPWNEIPEFNPVLEKAICQIMTYLVENEFSALYIPGKFISKINPYYMEVPLFLSSLMNDESRHIEVFTKRANANGGGFQYSSEVTQRSLFSLFKEDDYIKSSFLLHVMGEGTFVDLLTFLEKYMPDEATKKIIRLSKRDEMRHVAYGIEHVKSAIEQNPNRINALKNSAFKRKEFMDEISSESSLLLESLAILAGGSDEPNDYKKGFDLVEDLKQKMNENRIKRLVSIGIDEDLANDISKAHTPNFM from the coding sequence TTGAATAATCTAAATCACTGTATATCTATATTTACAGGTGATATACCACCATCAAAAGCCTTATTCTTAAAACTTGAAAATGCTTTTTTACTTGCTAATACTCATGAAATAATAGAAATTGTTTCACAAAAAGCCAATATTGAAACAGAACTTCGTGGTTGGGCAAAGTTAAGAGGTCATTTATATTTAGGGCGAGAAAGTTTAAAAAATCAATACTCTTATAAAATTCAGAAAATATCAAAGAATAGTTTTTCACAAAAAGCTTCTTGGGATAAAAAGATGAAAGGTATTGACACTTCTAATCCAAAACTAAAAGATTTGAACTTAAGTGATGAAATACTAATTAAAGCACCAGAAAATAATGGACTTTTAACAAGAGGAATTATAACTCAAGAAAATAGTCCTATTTACGACTTTGAATTATCTTTTAAGGAACAAGTTTGGTCAAACCCAATCTCAGTTTTATATGAAGAAGGGAAAAATTTACAATGGAATGCAACAACAGATATTCCTTGGAATGAAATTCCTGAGTTTAATCCAGTTTTAGAAAAGGCAATTTGTCAGATTATGACATATTTAGTTGAAAATGAATTTTCAGCTTTATATATTCCTGGAAAATTTATAAGTAAAATAAATCCATACTATATGGAAGTTCCACTTTTTTTATCATCACTAATGAATGATGAATCAAGACATATTGAAGTATTTACAAAAAGAGCAAATGCAAATGGCGGAGGATTTCAATATTCAAGTGAAGTTACTCAGCGTTCACTTTTTTCATTATTTAAAGAAGATGATTATATTAAAAGCTCTTTTTTACTTCATGTTATGGGAGAAGGAACTTTTGTTGATTTATTAACTTTTTTAGAAAAATATATGCCAGATGAAGCTACAAAAAAGATTATAAGATTATCAAAAAGAGATGAAATGAGACATGTTGCTTATGGGATTGAACATGTAAAATCTGCCATTGAACAAAATCCAAATAGGATAAATGCTCTAAAAAACAGTGCTTTTAAAAGAAAAGAGTTTATGGATGAAATAAGTAGTGAATCATCTTTATTACTTGAATCTTTAGCAATTCTTGCAGGTGGAAGCGATGAGCCAAATGACTATAAAAAAGGATTTGATTTAGTTGAAGATTTAAAACAAAAAATGAATGAAAATAGGATAAAAAGATTAGTTAGTATAGGTATTGATGAAGATTTAGCGAATGATATTTCAAAAGCACACACACCAAATTTTATGTAA
- a CDS encoding acyl-CoA dehydrogenase family protein, producing MLNLYNEMIEFAKDNIAPFTTQVDAEGKFPVDSFKAIKDKKLTGLLVPKEFGGMGFGFYEHTQTVLAFANYCATTALCYMMHNVATNCLATHGSEELKKEFLPKIANGEIMLALAYSESGTGTHFYNPEIKVTKDGQTLSMNGRKSFVTSAQYADYYLIDANSFDSEGLDNWLVSKDLAGITFEHSAWNGLGMRGNASCPMILENVKIDERFRIGAAGSGLDQIFNTVGPFFIMGLAAVYSGVALNASNSIIDYSMNRKYSDNSALCGIPTVQNHISDIYSKAASAKYFTLSAAKSVIEADPMAQANVLAARIHASSMAVDVCTTAMKIGGGTAYAKRINIERLLRDSLAAAVMAPSTDVLTTWLGKALTNQEII from the coding sequence ATGTTAAATTTATATAATGAAATGATAGAGTTTGCAAAAGATAATATTGCACCATTTACAACACAAGTTGATGCGGAAGGAAAATTTCCAGTTGATAGTTTTAAAGCTATAAAAGATAAAAAATTAACAGGTCTTTTAGTTCCAAAAGAGTTCGGAGGAATGGGATTTGGTTTTTATGAACATACGCAAACTGTTTTAGCATTTGCAAATTATTGTGCAACAACAGCTTTATGTTATATGATGCATAATGTTGCTACAAATTGTTTAGCAACTCATGGAAGTGAAGAGTTAAAAAAAGAGTTTTTACCAAAAATTGCAAATGGCGAAATTATGTTAGCACTTGCTTATAGTGAAAGTGGTACAGGAACTCATTTTTATAATCCAGAAATCAAAGTTACTAAAGATGGACAAACTTTAAGTATGAATGGAAGAAAAAGTTTTGTTACATCAGCACAATATGCAGATTATTATTTAATTGATGCAAACTCATTTGATAGTGAAGGACTAGATAATTGGCTGGTTTCAAAAGATTTAGCAGGGATTACTTTTGAACATAGTGCTTGGAATGGACTTGGAATGAGAGGAAATGCTTCTTGCCCAATGATTTTAGAAAATGTAAAAATTGATGAAAGATTTAGAATTGGAGCAGCAGGAAGCGGATTAGATCAAATATTTAATACTGTTGGTCCATTTTTTATAATGGGATTAGCAGCTGTTTATAGTGGAGTTGCATTAAATGCAAGTAATTCAATAATTGATTACTCAATGAATAGAAAATATAGTGATAATTCAGCACTTTGTGGTATTCCAACTGTTCAAAATCATATTTCAGATATCTATTCAAAAGCTGCAAGTGCAAAATACTTTACATTAAGTGCAGCAAAAAGTGTAATTGAAGCAGACCCAATGGCACAAGCAAATGTATTAGCAGCAAGAATTCATGCTTCATCTATGGCTGTTGATGTTTGTACAACTGCCATGAAAATTGGTGGAGGAACTGCTTATGCCAAAAGAATAAATATTGAAAGACTTTTAAGAGATTCTCTAGCGGCTGCTGTTATGGCACCAAGTACTGATGTTCTTACAACTTGGCTTGGAAAAGCTTTAACAAATCAAGAAATAATTTAA
- a CDS encoding YeiH family protein: protein MKTNNQDIKLLIIGTLVIFVFAIISISIANSKIVSSLAISPLIVGIILGIFFANTIKESFFDKYNQAITFSAKKLLRVGIILYGFRLSFQDIADVGFGGVFVAFFIVFSTFILGYFIGVKVLKLDREVSILCSSGASICGAAAVMATSSVVKNESYKSAIAVSFVVIFGSIGMFLLPFLYNIGLIPLDNNQIGIYFGAVLHEVANVVAAGNMVSDEATNSAIIVKMIRVMFLVPFLLLLSYFLIKFPNSENIKAKSKIIIPWFAVIFIVVVAFNSFDFLNIKTIETINYIDMTVLTMAMFALGLNTNLKKFKEVGIKPFYLTLLLFIYLCFIGYFLVLFFVK, encoded by the coding sequence GTGAAAACAAATAATCAAGATATAAAATTATTAATAATAGGAACATTAGTAATCTTTGTTTTTGCAATAATATCAATATCTATTGCAAATTCAAAAATAGTTTCAAGTTTGGCAATAAGCCCATTAATCGTTGGAATTATTTTAGGGATATTTTTTGCAAATACAATAAAAGAGAGCTTTTTTGATAAATATAATCAAGCTATAACATTTAGTGCAAAAAAACTTCTAAGAGTTGGAATTATATTGTATGGTTTTAGACTTAGTTTTCAAGATATTGCAGATGTTGGTTTTGGTGGAGTTTTTGTAGCCTTTTTTATAGTTTTTTCAACTTTTATTTTAGGGTATTTTATTGGAGTTAAAGTATTAAAACTTGATAGAGAAGTTTCAATTTTATGTAGTTCAGGAGCATCTATTTGTGGAGCAGCTGCTGTTATGGCAACATCTAGCGTTGTAAAAAATGAATCATATAAAAGTGCAATTGCTGTATCTTTTGTTGTTATTTTTGGATCAATTGGGATGTTTTTGTTACCTTTTTTATACAATATTGGATTAATACCTTTGGATAATAATCAAATAGGAATCTATTTTGGTGCAGTTTTACATGAAGTTGCAAATGTTGTTGCAGCTGGAAATATGGTAAGTGATGAAGCTACAAATAGTGCAATAATTGTAAAAATGATTAGAGTTATGTTTTTGGTTCCATTTTTACTTCTTTTATCATATTTTTTGATTAAATTCCCAAATAGTGAAAATATAAAAGCAAAAAGCAAAATCATAATTCCTTGGTTTGCAGTAATTTTTATAGTTGTTGTTGCTTTTAACTCTTTTGATTTTTTAAATATTAAAACAATAGAGACAATAAATTACATAGATATGACAGTTTTAACAATGGCAATGTTTGCTTTAGGATTAAATACAAATCTTAAAAAGTTTAAAGAGGTTGGAATAAAACCCTTTTATTTAACTTTACTTCTATTTATATATTTATGTTTTATAGGATATTTTTTAGTTCTCTTTTTTGTTAAATAG
- a CDS encoding LysR family transcriptional regulator → MTLKELSFFYKLCENPQVTQVASELNISQSAISLAIKSLESSLNEQLFDRIGKKLILNEKGKYFKEKTYSHYLALFDARTIFQENKLAGHIKIASSKTISNYIMPNIYFDFLSKYKDVKLDILTINSSKIIDKILKSELDIGLIEVDIQNSNLVKEKLSNDELVVVTSDKEYKKESFIDTIDKKWILRELGSGTREIFIAKIGEIAKELDIFMQLQDFEEIKTIVLNNSNTVTAISKVVVKKELEEKKLFEIKLKNLKLQREFYLIYHKDKSKNLLFETFIEFIKSRFN, encoded by the coding sequence ATGACACTAAAAGAGTTAAGTTTTTTTTATAAACTTTGTGAAAATCCCCAAGTAACACAGGTGGCAAGTGAGTTAAATATAAGTCAATCAGCTATTTCATTAGCTATAAAATCACTTGAAAGTAGTCTAAATGAACAACTATTTGATAGAATTGGTAAAAAATTAATACTAAATGAAAAGGGGAAATATTTTAAAGAAAAAACTTACTCTCACTACTTAGCACTTTTTGATGCAAGAACAATTTTTCAAGAGAATAAACTAGCTGGACATATAAAAATAGCATCAAGCAAAACAATATCAAACTACATTATGCCTAATATTTATTTTGATTTTTTATCAAAATATAAGGATGTAAAACTCGATATTTTAACAATAAATTCAAGCAAAATAATAGATAAAATTTTAAAAAGTGAGTTAGATATTGGGCTTATTGAAGTAGATATACAAAATAGTAATTTAGTAAAAGAGAAGTTATCAAATGATGAGCTAGTAGTTGTTACAAGTGATAAAGAGTATAAAAAAGAGAGTTTTATTGATACTATTGATAAAAAATGGATTTTAAGAGAGCTTGGAAGTGGAACAAGGGAGATTTTTATAGCAAAAATTGGAGAAATTGCAAAAGAGTTAGATATTTTTATGCAACTACAAGATTTTGAAGAGATAAAAACTATTGTTTTAAACAACTCAAATACAGTAACTGCTATTTCAAAAGTAGTTGTGAAAAAAGAGTTAGAAGAGAAAAAATTGTTTGAAATAAAATTAAAAAATTTAAAGCTACAAAGAGAGTTCTATCTAATTTATCATAAAGATAAATCAAAAAATCTACTTTTTGAAACCTTTATTGAGTTTATAAAAAGTAGATTTAATTAA
- a CDS encoding DsbC family protein has translation MLKTVKNALFLSIFLLTFSQANLIELKKSEYAQFENLELLKRNSITVEKAFNAGELYILKISAQGAKDEIFVTKDKKYVISGTVINSSNGTQLKSPVDLTPLKNKEAFIYGNGDKELILFTDPQCPYCKKFESYFEQIKDKVKIKVFFYPLDFHKEARDISKYILSQKTTKEKIDAFFEFEIGDDLTKIKNMKYSKSQNESLEKILDEHLKLGTNLGVQGTPALFDKDGNSIIWVKLLSDYNISVK, from the coding sequence ATGTTAAAAACAGTAAAAAATGCTCTATTTTTATCAATATTTTTATTAACTTTTTCACAAGCTAATCTTATTGAATTAAAAAAGAGTGAATATGCACAATTTGAGAATTTAGAGCTTTTAAAAAGAAACTCTATAACTGTTGAAAAAGCTTTTAATGCAGGAGAGTTATATATTTTAAAAATATCAGCTCAGGGTGCAAAAGATGAGATTTTTGTAACAAAAGATAAAAAATATGTAATAAGTGGAACAGTAATAAATAGTTCAAATGGAACTCAACTAAAATCTCCTGTTGATTTAACACCACTTAAAAATAAAGAGGCTTTTATTTATGGAAATGGAGATAAAGAGTTAATTCTTTTTACAGACCCACAATGTCCATATTGTAAAAAATTTGAGTCATATTTTGAACAGATTAAAGATAAAGTAAAAATCAAAGTATTTTTTTATCCACTTGATTTTCATAAAGAGGCAAGAGATATTAGCAAATATATACTAAGTCAAAAAACTACAAAAGAGAAAATTGATGCTTTTTTTGAGTTTGAAATTGGAGATGATTTAACAAAAATTAAAAATATGAAATACTCAAAATCTCAAAATGAGAGTTTAGAGAAAATTTTAGATGAGCATTTAAAACTTGGAACAAACTTAGGAGTTCAAGGAACACCAGCACTTTTTGATAAAGATGGAAATAGTATTATTTGGGTAAAACTTCTATCTGATTATAACATTAGTGTTAAATAG
- a CDS encoding NAD(P)H-dependent oxidoreductase, producing MKKVLIINGHQYYDVVARGELTNKIIEKANKFFKENGFEVKYTHIEKGYDVKEECEKFEWADAVLFQYPVYWMGVPWIAKKYFDETFTQGRHYTSDGRSRSDESKTYGSGGLLKGKKYMLSITYNCPKSEFNNPNGFFDGLSLDEANVATHKTFQFVGLEPLKTYSVHDIFKGDLDLNKELAKFEETLRENFL from the coding sequence ATGAAAAAAGTTTTAATTATAAATGGACATCAATATTATGATGTAGTTGCACGTGGTGAATTAACAAATAAAATAATAGAGAAAGCAAATAAATTTTTTAAAGAAAATGGTTTTGAAGTTAAATATACACACATTGAAAAAGGTTATGATGTAAAAGAGGAGTGTGAGAAGTTTGAGTGGGCTGATGCAGTTTTATTTCAATATCCTGTTTATTGGATGGGAGTTCCTTGGATAGCTAAAAAATATTTTGATGAGACTTTTACTCAAGGAAGACACTATACAAGTGATGGAAGAAGTAGAAGTGATGAGAGTAAAACTTATGGAAGTGGAGGACTTTTAAAGGGTAAAAAATATATGTTAAGTATCACTTACAACTGTCCAAAGAGTGAATTTAATAATCCAAATGGTTTTTTTGATGGATTATCATTAGATGAAGCAAATGTTGCTACTCATAAAACTTTTCAATTTGTTGGATTAGAGCCTTTAAAAACTTACTCTGTTCACGATATTTTTAAAGGTGATTTGGATTTAAATAAAGAGTTAGCTAAATTTGAAGAGACTTTAAGAGAGAATTTTTTATAA
- a CDS encoding NAD(P)H-dependent oxidoreductase, translating to MEKTFMEAMDFRHACKVFDDTKKISEEDIKYILEAGRKSPSSFGQEPWKFLVITNPELKAKIRPFCWDQPQITTCSHLVVILAAIESTKPTSSEVLRKFNRRGLPKDMVEAYIKKYSSHLEDTFSSDEKTLAWTSRQTYIAMANMMTAAAIKGIDSCPIEGFEKQNVEKVLNLNTKEYQLSVIVPFGYRIKEQSKQLREDLDKIVEYIN from the coding sequence ATGGAAAAAACTTTTATGGAAGCAATGGATTTTAGACATGCTTGTAAAGTATTTGATGATACAAAAAAGATTAGTGAAGAAGATATAAAATATATTCTTGAAGCAGGAAGAAAATCTCCTAGCTCATTTGGACAAGAGCCTTGGAAATTTTTGGTTATTACAAATCCTGAATTAAAAGCAAAAATAAGACCTTTTTGTTGGGATCAACCACAAATTACAACTTGCTCACACTTAGTTGTAATTTTAGCAGCAATTGAAAGTACAAAACCAACTTCAAGTGAAGTTTTAAGAAAGTTTAATAGAAGAGGACTACCTAAGGATATGGTTGAAGCTTATATTAAAAAATATTCAAGTCACTTAGAAGATACTTTTAGCAGCGATGAAAAAACTCTTGCTTGGACATCAAGACAAACATATATTGCAATGGCAAATATGATGACAGCTGCAGCTATTAAAGGAATTGATTCTTGTCCAATTGAAGGGTTTGAAAAACAAAATGTAGAAAAAGTTTTAAACTTAAATACAAAAGAGTATCAACTAAGTGTAATTGTTCCTTTTGGATATAGAATAAAAGAGCAAAGTAAACAGTTAAGAGAAGATTTAGACAAAATTGTTGAATATATTAACTAA
- a CDS encoding phosphate/phosphite/phosphonate ABC transporter substrate-binding protein, translating to MKKPIVVGSVAYDPKIVTIWDIIRDYFNDNGVRLDYVLFSNYEAQIEYLLSGKIDIAWNTNVAWVRTYELSNHKAQALLMRDTDIDFKSVFITKAKSGIKSVQDLKGKKFGLGSADSAQAAILPLKYLQNELGESIKDVEIVKFNSDLGKHGDTGRSEFDVLEAIKNDKLDAGAIGISTWVRVLEEGLFPAGEIESFYTSEGYCHCNFTALNSLDEKVKKIFVDMMLSQDPNEPIIKKMMQMEGLNKWVITTEKELKGYDVLTQAMKEQNLIKNNW from the coding sequence ATGAAAAAACCAATAGTTGTAGGTTCAGTTGCTTATGACCCAAAAATCGTAACAATTTGGGATATCATAAGAGATTATTTTAATGATAATGGTGTAAGACTTGATTATGTTCTTTTTTCAAATTATGAAGCACAAATTGAGTATTTATTAAGTGGAAAAATTGATATAGCTTGGAATACAAATGTTGCTTGGGTGAGAACTTATGAATTAAGTAATCATAAAGCACAAGCACTTTTGATGAGAGATACAGATATTGATTTTAAATCAGTATTTATTACAAAAGCAAAAAGTGGTATAAAATCAGTTCAAGATTTAAAAGGTAAAAAGTTTGGACTTGGAAGTGCAGATTCAGCACAAGCTGCAATTTTACCTCTAAAATATTTACAAAATGAATTAGGTGAATCTATCAAAGATGTTGAAATAGTTAAATTCAATTCTGATTTAGGAAAACATGGAGATACAGGAAGAAGCGAATTTGATGTACTTGAAGCAATAAAAAATGATAAACTTGATGCTGGTGCGATTGGTATTAGTACTTGGGTTAGAGTACTTGAAGAAGGACTATTTCCAGCAGGTGAAATAGAGTCTTTTTACACTAGTGAAGGTTATTGTCATTGTAATTTTACAGCACTAAATTCTTTAGATGAAAAAGTAAAAAAAATATTCGTAGATATGATGCTTTCGCAAGATCCAAATGAACCAATAATTAAAAAAATGATGCAAATGGAAGGTCTTAATAAATGGGTTATTACAACAGAAAAAGAACTTAAAGGGTATGATGTTTTAACACAAGCTATGAAAGAGCAAAATTTAATCAAAAATAACTGGTAA
- a CDS encoding AEC family transporter, translating into MENILLILFALFLGYMLNRLNIMQRDGSIALNKFVLYVSYPAIVLLQTPKISFSLELMIPAIVAWLVMTLSAFLILFLSKIFDFSKEVTGSLMLVAILTNSSFLGIPLLDTYLPNDNFMPYLLVYDQLGTFLAFAIYGTFIVSLYTSKTKVTFKLITIKVLTFPPFLTLVFALFLVGVEFNPTITKVLEAFALTTVPVALVAAGLQLQLKLPKEDIKPFSVALFVKLIFAPIIAIIVCKIFGWNNLAGTVSILEAAMAPMITAGAIAAMAGLAPRLSSAIVGYGILISFVTTYFFSLII; encoded by the coding sequence TTGGAAAATATATTATTAATTTTATTTGCACTATTTTTAGGGTATATGTTAAATCGTTTAAATATTATGCAAAGGGATGGTTCAATTGCTTTAAATAAATTTGTACTTTATGTATCATATCCTGCAATTGTACTTTTACAAACACCAAAAATAAGCTTCTCTTTGGAGCTTATGATTCCAGCAATTGTTGCTTGGCTTGTTATGACATTAAGTGCTTTTTTAATTCTTTTTTTATCAAAGATTTTTGATTTTAGTAAAGAGGTAACTGGAAGCTTAATGCTAGTTGCTATTTTGACAAATAGCTCATTTTTGGGTATTCCACTACTTGATACATATTTGCCAAATGATAATTTCATGCCATATTTACTAGTTTATGATCAACTAGGAACCTTTTTGGCATTTGCAATATATGGAACATTTATAGTCTCACTATATACAAGCAAAACAAAGGTTACTTTTAAGCTAATCACTATAAAAGTTCTAACTTTCCCACCGTTTTTAACGCTAGTTTTTGCTCTATTTTTAGTTGGAGTGGAGTTTAATCCAACTATTACAAAAGTATTAGAGGCTTTTGCTCTAACAACTGTTCCAGTAGCACTTGTAGCAGCAGGACTTCAACTTCAACTTAAACTTCCCAAAGAGGATATAAAACCTTTTAGTGTAGCTTTATTTGTTAAACTTATTTTTGCTCCAATTATTGCAATTATTGTTTGTAAAATTTTTGGATGGAATAATCTAGCAGGAACTGTATCAATACTAGAAGCGGCAATGGCTCCAATGATAACAGCAGGTGCAATAGCAGCAATGGCTGGACTTGCTCCAAGACTTAGTTCTGCAATTGTTGGTTATGGAATTTTAATCTCATTTGTTACTACATATTTTTTCTCTTTAATTATCTAA
- a CDS encoding ABC-F family ATP-binding cassette domain-containing protein, with protein sequence MVQTVNLKKAFGARVLFADINLKLDSGKRYGLIGANGAGKTTFLKILSGQEEATEGEVQIQNGKKVGVLSQNQFAYENFSIFDTVLMGNKRLYDAIKEKEELYMSPEFTDEINNRLAELEIICCEEDPTYEYDIKVTKILEDLGFPASTQQNLMSTLTGGDKVKVLLAQVLFPKPDILFLDEPTNNLDIETISWLENQLQHHDGTMVVISHDRHFLNAVCTNILDVDFKKIREFSGTYDDWYIASTLIAKQQQADVNKKQKEKEELEKFIARFSANASKAKQATSRQKQLDKLDIQAIEVSSRRDPSIIFRQKREVGKELLTVKNISKSYGDKVVLKDVSFTLEKGDKIALIGANGIGKTTLCEILMGNIKADSGEILWGATIQNSYFPQNTTDIIKGDMTLYDWLRGFDRDADIAEIRNCLGRMLFNGQEQEKKVDACSGGEKHRMMLSKIMLEQGNFLVLDEPTNHLDLEAIIALGEGLHQYAGSVICVSHDRELLDAYANRIIEIQADGSILDFKGTYEEFIESKGLTA encoded by the coding sequence ATGGTTCAAACAGTTAATTTAAAAAAAGCATTTGGTGCTAGAGTTCTTTTTGCGGATATAAACTTAAAACTTGATAGCGGGAAAAGATATGGACTTATAGGAGCAAATGGTGCTGGAAAAACAACTTTCTTAAAAATTCTTTCAGGTCAAGAAGAGGCAACTGAAGGTGAAGTGCAAATTCAAAATGGAAAAAAAGTTGGAGTTTTATCACAAAATCAATTTGCTTATGAAAACTTTTCAATATTTGATACAGTTTTAATGGGAAATAAAAGACTTTATGATGCTATAAAAGAGAAAGAAGAGCTTTATATGAGTCCTGAGTTTACTGATGAGATAAATAATAGGCTAGCAGAGCTTGAGATTATTTGTTGTGAAGAGGATCCAACTTATGAGTATGATATTAAAGTTACAAAGATTTTAGAGGATTTAGGATTTCCAGCTTCAACTCAACAAAATTTAATGAGCACTCTAACAGGTGGTGATAAAGTTAAAGTTCTTTTAGCACAAGTTCTTTTCCCTAAACCTGATATTCTATTTTTAGATGAACCTACAAATAACCTTGATATTGAAACTATTTCATGGCTTGAAAATCAACTTCAACACCACGATGGTACAATGGTAGTTATCTCTCACGATAGACACTTTTTAAATGCTGTTTGTACAAATATACTTGATGTTGATTTCAAAAAAATTAGAGAGTTTAGTGGAACTTATGATGATTGGTATATAGCTTCTACATTAATTGCAAAACAACAACAAGCAGATGTAAATAAAAAACAAAAAGAGAAAGAGGAGCTTGAGAAGTTTATTGCTAGATTTAGTGCAAATGCTTCAAAAGCAAAACAAGCTACAAGTAGACAAAAACAACTTGATAAACTTGATATTCAAGCTATTGAAGTATCAAGTAGAAGAGATCCATCTATTATTTTTAGACAAAAAAGAGAGGTTGGAAAAGAGCTTTTAACTGTTAAAAATATCTCAAAATCTTATGGAGATAAAGTTGTATTAAAAGATGTATCATTTACTTTAGAAAAAGGTGATAAAATAGCTTTAATTGGAGCAAATGGTATAGGAAAAACAACTTTATGTGAAATTTTAATGGGTAATATAAAAGCTGATAGTGGAGAGATTTTATGGGGAGCAACTATTCAAAACTCATATTTCCCACAAAATACAACAGATATTATAAAAGGTGATATGACACTTTATGATTGGTTAAGAGGTTTTGATAGAGATGCTGATATAGCAGAGATTAGAAACTGTTTAGGAAGAATGCTTTTTAATGGACAAGAACAAGAGAAAAAAGTAGATGCTTGTAGTGGGGGAGAAAAACATCGAATGATGCTCTCTAAAATCATGCTTGAGCAAGGAAATTTTTTAGTTCTTGATGAACCTACAAACCACCTTGACCTTGAGGCAATTATTGCTTTAGGTGAAGGACTTCACCAATATGCGGGATCTGTAATTTGTGTATCTCACGATAGAGAGCTCCTTGATGCTTATGCAAATAGAATTATTGAGATTCAAGCAGATGGCTCAATTTTAGACTTCAAAGGAACTTACGAAGAGTTTATTGAATCAAAAGGTCTTACTGCTTAA